The Cervus canadensis isolate Bull #8, Minnesota chromosome 13, ASM1932006v1, whole genome shotgun sequence genomic interval gtgtgtgtgtgtgtgtatgtgtgtgtgggtgtgggtgtgtgtgtgtgtggccaggaGGGGACAGTATTCATCtgctagggctgctataacaaaatatcacagactgggtggctttcCCAACAGGAATGTGTTtttccacagttctggaggctgcaagtGTTAGAGTAAgctgtcagcagggctggtttcttccgaggcctctctccttggcctgCAGATGGAGgccgtgtcctcacatggcctgcCCTCCGTGCATCCTGATGTTCGAATCTCCTCTTTttatgaggacaccagtcatactggatgtgggcccaccctaatgacctcattttaactgaaTTACCTCTTTAAGGAccttgtctccaaatacagtcaccttctgaggtactgggggttaggatgtCAACATATGaatgctggggggtgggggtgggggataggAGCACACAATTCAGACCATGTCGGGGGTAAGGGAGGGAATGCATGTTCCCCCCCGGGAGGAGAGACCCCTTTAGTCTTCCTGGCCTTTAGAAGTAAAGGTCCGTGTACTAGACTGAGAGGAGGTGAGGAGCAGAGGTGCCTAGACAGACAAGGGAGAGAAGTGATGAGAGAAGATGAGGGGAGCTTGGAATCTACCCTTCAAATGGGCCCCTGCAATGACACCCTGAGCCCTGTGACAGGAAACTCTGAGGTACACAGGTGACTTTGGGGAACAGTCTGATCCTTCCTTCACCTAttccagagaaagaggaaaagatgcTCTTCTTTCCAAACATCCCTTGCCATCTttcgcccccaccccccaccccaccttctaAAGGAGCTGTCCCACTGTTTATTATAGGCAGTAGGCTGGGAATACGCAGCAAAAGTCTCTGCGTGCTATATTTTGGCCCAAACTCACTAACTCATCCCATTTGTTCCAGGGCCAGCTtaatgaagagaaactgaagggCAAACTGAGATCCTTAGAAAACCAGCTGTACGCCTGTACCCAGGTAAGCATTCCAGAGGACACCTCTAGCCCAGGAGCCTGAAATTAAGGGAGACAATGCTTGAACCTCAGGCCTACTCTAGAAACGTCACCTGCTAGAGATTAATGCACGCATCCTATTCACCCAGTTCTGGCCTTTACCATTTTCACTTTGGTCTCCAATTCACTCTCTCTAtcctcctctccctttctcccgGTGCCCTTCGCTTTGCACCCGGGAAAGGAAGCCCAGTACCAGCACTTTGCCAGCTCCAGGAAAACCTTGCAAATACCTGGAAAAGCAGTGAGAGGCCCTTGGTAAAGATTAGCTTATCTGGGTAGCACGTCACAGGCCCTAACTTTAGAAGAGATGAATTAGATATGACAGTGAAGTCTCACAAAATGATTTTCATCCCACGGGCAACTTCCATCTAGCACCAATCCCTGGGAGAGAAGTAAAAGACTGTGACTCCTGGCTTTCTGTGGCATTGTTATCCAGCCTCAGCAATCTCTTGATTGCCCTGCTCTTGGACTatatgagacagaaaaaaaaaatcagttttcacacTCGAGAAATGATAGATTTCTGACAGGTAGGAAAATAAGAGAATGAGGTGGACTAGCTAGACTGCTCCCACTTGATGTTTGGAAAATAAGGTGGCCATGTAGTTAGAATTTTTCAGGGGAACACGGTTTATCTAGTCTGTAAGTTTGCTGATTCAcagctttcattttttccagcATGACCTTCTTTGTCAGACTCTTAAGTAAATAATGCCAAACAAGCTCGTAAGAGACTGACATACAATCCAGGAAGCTCGTCTGCTCATTTTCAACGGGGAATAAAGCTGGCCAGTGACCAGCACGGTTACGTCCAATAACCTGGACATAGGATCTCAATCAATAACTCCTGTTTCTAGCTTCTAATGACAATTCCAAGAAAAGACCCACTCAATATTTAAATCCAAATTTTCAGATAATTCCAAAGCTAAATGGAAATGATTTCATGATGAACTCTAAATCTGCATTATCTAGACTATCTCTTACCCAGTTGGGTAACCCGGAGTCAACAGTAAAAGCTTCTGGCTTTCCCAAAATCACAGGGCATAAAAATGAAAGGCATGGGAAGGCAAGTGAATTTGCAAAGCTGCTCTGCTCTGCTTTTTTATCTTGAAGccaggagaaatttttaaaatgctagggtattaatttttaaaacttgagatTACTGAAGATTGTTCAGATCGCTGAAGCTATatcaacaattttatttttttttaaatgctctctGCCTCAAAGGAGTTTACAATCCCTTAAAGGAGGCAAATAAGTCAACAGATTAGAAATGTCGATACTATGTGAACACCAATAAAACTACCTAATCCATAAAGAGCTGGGGGATAGACATGGTAGGTCAAGTTTGTCAGAGTTTTTATGATTCTTGGGCTGAGTCTTGAGCATAAGCAGAAGTTAACCAGGTGGAAAGGGTGGGTCAGGATACTCTAAGCAGAAGCTTTATGGGCAAAAGCACAGACTGAGAAGCGCAGTGCTTAGGGGACCTACAAGCAGCTCAGCTTGGCTGGAGCAGCATGGAATGAAAAGTCAAGGCTTGTAAGTAAGAGCCAGGCCAGGGAGTTTGAACTTGAACCCTAGAACACTGGAAACCAATGAGAGATTGAAGCAGGCTGTGACATGATCAGATAGAAGGTGTCGAAAGAAACCTCTAGCTGCAGGACTGAAAAGAGTTTGAAGGGAGGCAAGACTTGAAGATGGGGAGACTATATAACCCAAACAATAGTATTACTAGAGTCTGAACTAAGGAGGTGGCAGTCGATAGAGGATACAGGCATGAGCTGTTAGAGAGGCTGACTTGACAAAGCCTGATAACCAACTGATTCCTTGGAGAAGGTGAGAGAGAAATCAAGGATGACTCCCTGCTTTCGGGTTTGGAGACTGGGTAGAGGATGCTGCTGCTCACCGACATAGGAGCAGGTTCAAAAAGATGATTTCCTCTGGGAAACGCTGGATGCCAAGTGCCTGTGGAAGGCCCCAGGGAGAATGCTCAGCGTTCCCGGAGCAGTTCATCATCCCCACTCACTTCTCACGTCACCTGAGGGACTCTCTTCCAGCCTGGAAGGCAGTCCACCAGATTACTGACATCTCTGCCTTGTGGGCAAGGAcctatttcttttcacttctgtATCCCTGCTTAGGGTTTGGAACACATTAGCTCCATGTGTCTTTGTTGAATTGCATCCAATTTACAGAAATACTCCCCTTGGGGAATGAAAAAGGTGCTATTAGAGATGGAAGACCAGAAAAACAGCTATGAGCAGAAGGCCAAggaatcactgcagaaggtgctGGAGGAGAAGATGAGCGCAGAACAGCAACTGCAGAACACACAGGTGTGGGGACGCTCCGTGATCCTTGAGGCTGGGAGCCCTGGGGTGGTCGGACCGCAAGGGAGCCGTCGGCATGAGTCCCTGGGACCCCCGACgcacctccctctcctctggtCTCCCCCAGCGGTCCCTGGCTCTAGCCGAGCAGAAGTGTGAAGAGTGGAAGAGCCAGTATGAGGCTCTGAAGGAGGACTGGCGGACCCTGGGCACTCAGCACAGAGAGCTGGAGAGCCAGCTCCACGTGCTTCAGTCCAAACTGCAGGTACCAGGCCCTGGgagtagggaggtgggagggaaggcagGATTTAGGGGAGGGAGGTACTGACAGCCGGGATGAGAGAAGATCCTGCTCAGCTGGGAGCCCCAAATCTGAGTTTAGCGAGGATGTCTACACTGCTCATGCAAATAACCTAAGTGTTCAGTGGAATGACAGCATCCAAATGCAAAGGGCTGGACTGGAACATTTGTCAGCCTACTGCCACACCCAACCCACTCTCTGTACCCCATCCCGGGAGGGCATCCAGTTCAGAAATGCCCACTATTGGCACAGAACAAAAGTCACCAGTTTACTTAAAGGTTGAGTATCAACTCACACATCTTGCCAATGTGTTTTTCAAATCATAATAGTGGATTCTTGGCCTCCTCAAGGGTTTCACCACTTCCAACCTATGTTACCTCGGAGAAGTTAACTAACCACCTAAGCCTcggtttccacatctgtaaaataaagataatgataGTACTCTATCATAAGActattatgaggattaagtgaggtaATCCATgcaaagcacttagcacaatgccttgcACATACAAGCCCTCAATAAACATCAGCTGTTGTTTTTCGTCAATTTTACTTAGTTGGTTTGGAATTCTGAGGACCCACCTTTACTGAAGCAGGGATCTAGGCAACCTATTTGATAAGAGACAACAAGTGAATCGTCTTATCACAGGAGAGAACCTCGCTGGCCACTGCATTCACTGTTCTCTTCCTCAAATCACCTACAAGCAAACTCTCATGAACTCCCTTTCCTTTTCAACCTTAATTCTTTGTGAAAAATGAGCCTACCCCCTCTGCCTTGAAAAAATCGATAGCGTGAGAATGAAAAGTAAAGACTGAGTGAAGTCGTCTAGAAAAGCAATGATTTGGTATTCCTGAATTTACCCAAAGGAATTTACCCAAAGGAATCCCCTGTGAATATCAAAAATCTAATCCCTTATTGGTTGTTAAGCATGAGGAATAGAGCaaactgaagaattttaaaactcttcCCATTTTTCCACTTCCCTCAGGCTCCCTCTATCTCTGTTACTCTACAATTTCctacagttttcttcttccttgggACCTGCCCGCACCTCCACCCTAGCTAGCGCTGACCCGCCCGtgtctgcccctccccctcccaccaggGAGCAGACAGCAGGGACTCACAGATGAAGCAGGCCCTACGGCTTCTGGAGAGTGAGCACCAAGAGCTGCAGGCCAGGATCGAATGCCTGCAGGAGGACAGAGACCTGTGCAGCTCGGGCACCCAGCACCTGCAAGGTACCCGTCCCCTTGGAGGCCTCTGGGAGCCCAGAGAGAGGGGGCTGGGTGGAAAGGGGTCAgtctttcatttgtttgtttggttgacTTGGCGATTTCATTTTACTCTGAGAAAAAGGCAGGGCTGTTTTAATCATCCAAGACCAAGACAGAAAGGATCCAGCCTATCCCTCTAAGCCAGAGCACAGTTACTCCCATAGCAGTCACGTGCCAAGACGGCATTCCTAATTTAAAGGGAAAGGGCAGCAGAAACACCAAGCATAGAGGTGTCCCAGTCACGGCCCCCGTCAGCTGAGAGGGGACCAAATTACATACACACGCTGCTGTGTTGGCCTCAGTTACTCttctgcagccccacagactgcagcccaccaggctcctccgtccatggggttctccaggcaagaacactggagcaggggAGGCGGGGAACaaaaagaatattggagcaggttgccatttcctactctggtaCTGTTCCAGACAATACTAGGAAtgttctgacccagagatcgagttggcatctcttgtatctcctgcactggcaggcggattctctaccactgagccacttggaaaaccctatatacacacacaacccTTAACTCAGCCCACTGTTGATCCAGATGAAATGCAAGGTAGTAGGGTTCTGGTTTACCTCTTCAGAACTGGGACAAGCAGAAAAAGAGCAACTTCCACTTGACACTGGTCAGAGGCCGTGGGCTAGACAGCATCTGTTACTAATTTCTAGCCTCAGGGGTGAGCGCTTTAAGTCTTAGGTTCTtctattttggtttgttttatttcattgtcaGATCAACTAAAGAGGTCAGAGGAGGAGAAACTCGCCCTGGTGACCAAAGTACAGCAGCTGCAGAGTAAGTCCCTTTCCAGATTCTGAAAGTAGCACAGGTGGCTTTTTGGCGTTCTCGGGGCTCCTGTCCCACAAAAGGCATCCAGAGGAGCGATGGGAAGCCCAGTCCTTGGCATATCCTCTACCTCTGCTTGTTCAGACCCTCTTCTTGGGCAGTGAGGTCACTGACAGCTCTTCACAAGTTCCACATTAGCCTCTGGCgtgtttcatttgtttctacttttctcCTCCACGCCCACAGCCATCACCTGCATTTCCCCCAGAACTGCAGGCTTCAAGAAGTGTCTTCTAaggtagtttttattttatacattctaGTTTATCATGTACGTTTGTCACACAGACCTGTCACTAGGAATGGTTCAGAAAATAAGCTCATACTACATGTCTGCTTCACAGTTACATGTGAGGCCAAAGAGGAAAAGGGGTGTTTCCAAAGAAAAGCTGGCAAGTTTTGAAATGCTAGAGGACCCGATACAATGAACAGCTCTGCTGGCTGCCGCCCACCTTAACCTCTGACAGAGACATTTCATGCAGATAGCAATGAGTATAAAAAGAACCAGGCAGCCACAGGGGTACGGGAGAAAGAACACCAGCAGAAGCCCGGCTCCTACACAGCCAGGGCCGAATGGGCATGTCACTTCAAAACCATGCCTTTATTTATTCGGTACTTATTTACTGAGCCCCTACCAAGTGCAGGCACCAAGATACACACTGAGGATACGGCAGTGAACAGAACTGGCCTGGTTTCCTTCCTAGTGAAGCTGACATTCTAAACAGACACTATGCTGAAGTATGGAGTTTCTATGAACAAATACGCCTCAAGTATTAACAACTGtgacagaggaaaaaatacagCAGGTTAAAGAGAAAACAGTTGCTATTTCACACAGGGTCAACTGGGAATGTCCTTCTTCTAGGGTGACATTTACGCAGACTTAAAGGTACACGGTAGGAAGAGATAGAAGGATGGTGTTTTCATAACAAAGCACCACAAGCTGGGTGACTTAAAGAACAGACATCGGTTTTCTCATAGCTCTAGAGGCTGGGAGCCTCAGATTAAGGTGGcaggcagggttggttccttctgagggctcTGGGGGAAGAATCCATTCTAGACTGCTTTCCTTGGCTTGAATAAGGGAAATGGCCTTCTTCTCTGTCCGAGAAGATggagatggctgtcttctccatCTCTTCACGTGTCTTCCATCTGTCCacatctgtgtccaaatttccccttccTGTAAGGACACTAGTCATGTTAAAATAAGACTCTAATGTCCTATTTTAACTTATTACCTCTACAAAGAACCTATCTCCAAACagggtcacattctgaagtactggAACTCAAGGTTTCAACATAagtatttggggtgggggggtgacaCAATTCAACCAACCACAAATGGGAACATAGTAATTAAGGTTCTCAGCAAAGTTCTGAAAAGATACTCTGCAGGAAAGATACTCTTGACCGCTAGCACAGACAAGTTTCTTATGTTTTCCAACAGGTCTGCTTCAGAACCAATCCTTACAGCTTCAAGAACAGGAGAAACTCTTAACAAAGAAAGGTCAGCAAATTTATATCCACAAATTCTAAGATATTGCTCTTTCCTTGCCCTCCTAGAGGCAGAGGGATGGACTACATGACCCCATGTGAGGGACTCTTAGGTCAGGGAGCAAAAGGAGCACTTTAAGGACTCATCACTGGCTCTGAGAACACTTTAGCTAGCTAACCTCCTATCCTGAGAGGTATATAAACTATGGAAAAGATTTCTACTCCCTCTGAAAACATACGTCTGTATTGAACATTTCAATAAATTGATTTTGAACTCAGGATTTTATGTCAATTTTTACCCTTGACTTTCCAAACCACATCCAGCTCCCCAGGTAGAAACCATGTCACATCCAACAGTCACCTCACTCTCAGCCCTCAAGTCCGCTGCCTCAGCTTCCTGAGGACTCACCACACATCTGGAGGGGCGACAGCGCCTCCCGCACTCCCTGCATGTGGCCGTTTGTTTTCTCACCACAATCACTGGGTAAAACATAAAGCGAGAATGATGATGCCCACGTAGGACGGGTAAGAAAATGAAGGTAAATGAAGGTAGCTGGTCGTACAAATTAAGGCTACAGCTAGGACAACAATCCAGAATTTCTGACTCCCAGTCCAGGGCTCTCTCATCACCAAGATGCAGACTGCCAAGGGGCCGATCAACTAGCTTTAACTACATGAAGATGAATTCTAGGTTATGATTGCCATTCTCACCATTTTGaaacaaggacagaaatggaaaatggaaaatggaCAGGAAAATGGAGTTATACTGAAGCATCCAGCAAACCCACCAGACTAAAAGATGTGACATGCAACCAAAGAAACTAAATAAGCATTTTCTAAAAGTATCTGGCATTAAGCAGGACTAACAATACAGAGAAAAGATACCAACCTTGCCCTCAAGGGGCTCCAATTCCACTCTCTGTCCAGGCTGAGCAGGCTCCCAATGAGAGTTCTTTAGAAATCAGAGAACTGCCAGCCACGCAGTGTGGCCAGGGACAGGCTCTTCCTTGCTCCCCCCAGtccttttccctctcccccaAAGGGTGCTCTCAGTGTCAGGACCCTTCCTCAGAGGTGTGGGCCTCACTGTCACTGAGAATCTGGCTGCTTTTTTAGATGAGGCTTTGCCTGTGAGGAGCCCAAAGCCCTCCCATAACGAAGTGGAGCCTGAGGGTCCAGGGAAGGAGCAAGACTTGGATTTCAGAGATGAGCTCCAGAAGAAAACTCTGCAGCTCCTGGCCAAGGAAGAGGAGGTGAGGTGGTGACCTCAGACAGGAGGGACTCATCCTCCAGTGACAGGGAAACTGCTGGGAGTCAGACAGACAGAGCTGAAGTTGTGATCAGATGCCTGTAGGTATTCATTTGCCTGTATAAAAACGTCTTCACTCTCAACTTAGCTTGTcaatcttttccttctttataccAATCTTTATTCAAGGTTTTATTAAAGAGTTACCTTTCAGAAAGTCAACCTAAACTCAAACTCATTTAATAAATCATTAACTCCTCAAACTCTGTTGTACAATGAGTATCTTAAAACTTTATACAGAGTCTTTTAAATAACAAAACTCTTCCTACCTACATACTCACAAAATACATATGTCCGGAAGTATTCACATGCAACTAGCTCCCCACAAAGAGGCTTGCACTAAGATCACTTCCAGGTCATCTGCGCTGTAGGAACTTCCCTTTTGTGTCCCCATTTACAAAGCACTTGCACATAACAACTGTCACACAAAAGCACTTacacatataatacataatattataatatgtattatatatgacATATACAGTATGCATTACACTTCatgtaaaatatgcatttaaacgAACACATGGATAAGCTAGGCGAGACTGTCGAAAGGCAAACTGAAAGTCTGAGAAAGGCTGGGAAGGGAGGCTGGCGGGAAAAATGACCGATGAATGGCAGGGTAGCTTACACAGGGCCCTCTGCCCTCCCGGGGCCCTGCCCCGCCAGAACCGTGGTGACGACCTCGGTGGTGTTCTCGCCCACAGTGCCGAGAGCTGCATTCGGAACTAGACAACCTCAGCGACGAGTACCTCTCCTGCCTGCGTAAGCTGCAGCACTGTCGGGAAGAGCTCAGCCAGAGCCGACAGCCGCCCCCCAGAGTAAGAGTCTAACCTCCCACAGAGCCCGGGATGATGGCGGGGTGCTTCCTCCCTCCGCCAAAACTTGCCCATAAAATTGCCCAGCCCGCGCCAACATCTGACCAGCCTGCTCCGTTCAGCTTGGTTTATACTGTACTGACAGCATAGCAACCATGAAAAGAAACACTGGCTCATGCCTCCAAACCTGATTTTCATGGAACTCTGGAGCCTCAAGGGAAAAACTTACTACTGGCTAAAGTATGAAATGGTGTACTTTCAGTCTATTTTGAGCGTAGTGGCAAGAACAGAGTGAAGAAAGCGAAAGGAATATTAACAGAGAATAATATGATTTTGCTCAAATATTTTCCACTTTTGATTCCTATCAGCTTTTAAGTACTTGGCCCCTGCTGGCTGTGGTTTGCTGGGCCAGTGACCTTTGGTAAAGTGATTTTATCCCAAGACAGGTGGCAAAGTGACAGAGATAGTGATATAAAAAGCTTTCTCTCCTCCACCAACCCAAGGTTTTCAACTGGGctagaaggggaaggaggaagattATTTTTGCCTGTATCTTCTCTGACCAACCCACggcctctttctcttttctccccctccctcctcacagaGGCAATGTGGCCAGTGGCTCCTGATGCTGATGGCGCTGACTGCTATTGCAGTGGCAGTGATGCTGGCCAATAAGGACAGCCTGATGCTCTAACTGGTGACCGCTGCCCTGGgtgaaaatcagaaacaagaaactcagtttaaaagaagaaatgaaaaaactcaGGTTTGGGTACTTCAAGGTCTGGGTTTTCCCAACGCAACTAAGATTTTTGACttactatttttttaacctgctgtaaaaataaacaaataaatttcacCTGATGGTCTGTCCCGAAGAACTCTGTTTATTCCTGAAGCATCCTGGTCTATTCTCCCTAGTCCAGTTCAGCACAGAAATGACAAATGGAttacagtattcttccctagtGTCCTCGAGATACTCGCAATTGGCACTTGAAATGATTCCTATTTGCCATCCCTGACCTAGAGCTGATCATTTACCAAGCACCTTCCACACAGGAAAAGTTAAAGTCAGAGAGCCACTGCCGGCAGTGTGACTATCTCAGAGGAGATGCTGAGGTCAGCAAAGTCATTTTGAGTCCTACATCGAGTTCTAAGGTCCTTCTCCCAAGTATTTAGAATGTCCCTCAAGGACAGGAACAGGCTCTCCGGCACACTAAAGGAATACAGCAAGACTGGTGGCTGACAGCACAGCCATGAGATCCGGGCAGTGAACACTCGTAGTGGAGTCTGGGCTAAACAGTTGTCCTCTCCTTGGTTCACATCAAAAGTATAGGGGACAGGATAGCCCAGGAGGATCCCAAACACAGTACAGAGATTCCAGGCCGAGGAACACAGTCTGCCGCAGGAGATTGACAGGGATCGGTCCCTCTGCAGCCCCTGCAAATGTGTGATGATCTCCGCCACAAAGGCCTTCAAATCCTGCAGCTGGTCCAGGGAGCAGACGGAAGGGTAAGGTTGAGAGCCAGAAACATCCACAAACGCTATGCTCCCAAGCAGCACCTGCTCCAAGTGCCGACGCACATGCTCGGGATGGACAATCAGGCTGTTCTCTGCAATCTCGAGGACgtgcagtccctgggtcgggaagcccAGGCCCCGCAGCTCCTCCAGGTAGCTCTGGAGCTCGGCTGCCCCTGCAGAGCCGCAATCATACAGCAGAGCTGGCTTCAGTCCCCTGGCCACAGCCAGCACCTCTCCAGCGAGATGAAGGCAGACGGCTCTGGGAGGGCCCCGTCTCTTTCCCATGCCCAGGGTCTGCTGAGCAGCTTCCACCAGGAGCTGAGGACTTGGTGTTGACATGCGATCTGGTAGCAACAGTAAGCAGGGCCTCTTTAACTAGTCACAGTTCCCTCCCCTGGGCTGCTTCCCTGACCTCCAGACACTTGAAGAAGGGCCTAAAAACAAACCAGGGGATTATTAACACCAGCCAGTGATACGGCAGGAAACCTGCCAACAGCTTTTCCTAAAGTCTTACAGCATCTTCCAGAGGTCATTTTCCCCTCTGCTTTGGAATGCTAACCCCACCCAGACAAGACAGGGTCACCAATGCCACTTGATTTACTCGTTGACTTAAGTCTCTATCAGTCCCAAATTCCTGTGTCTTTCTGGCCTATGGTTAGATTTATATTCTCCCTAGCGTCCATCCTAAGTTTGACTTGTTGTAACTTACTTTCTCTGCTTCAAACTTAAGGGAGCTtagggcagagaagagagagaacagaTCTGAGAAAAATTCTGCCTTCTGAGCAAAGTTCTGGGTTTCAAAGGCACTCTTTTTCATTTCCaactcctccttctcttccagccAAGAAAAGCTGTAAGAAAAACAATCTAATTAAACTAATACACACTAGAATGTGGCCTACCAACCATCTCGCTGTGTGCCTGCTACATCCCGTCTACTCTtttgacgccatggactgtagcccgccaggttcctctgtgcatgggattctccagacaagaatactggagtgggttgccctgccttcctccagggagtcttctccccccagggatcaaacccgcgtctcctgcattggcagccaacTGGGAAGCCACCAAACATCTCACAGAGacataaaagtaaacaaatgaaaccaGCTAGAATTGCAAGAAGGTTGTAATTTAACTTCTGACGGTCCTGCCTTCTCCTACTAAAGGATATCTTCGGGCTCCGGGACGATGGGCTCACCTCAACCCCCACGCCTTTTCGTGAACGTAGCATCCTGACTTGTTAAATGAGGCAGAGTTGTCTCTCACACATACTGATACCTACGTTCTTCTACTTCCGCTGCAGGCTCGCGGGCTCAGGAACTCCTTCCAGTTTCCTGCCCCTTGGCAGGAAGACCGTGAGGACCGAACCCTCAGCAGCAACAACAGTGGAAAATCCTCTCAGCATGGGTAAGTCCTTCACTGCCTAAGGGGCCGAGTCGGCGAAGTCAGCCTACTGCGCATGCCCAACACAACCCCAGTTCCGCCCCCTTCCGTGACGTCACCCAGTCGGCTCCCGCGCCTCGCGTTAGAACCAGCCGGCCGGAAGTGTGGGCGCCTGAGGCCCAGCCCTTTCCGGCCAGAGAGGCGTTGGCCCCACCCGTCAGCGTAGGAACGGAAAGGGGAGGAGTGGAAGAAAGCGGGCGGGTGAAGCTGGTCGTCCGTTGCGTGTCCCAGCGCTCCGCCGCTTCCCCACCTTGTGTATTATTAAGTCCAGTGTCCCACCTGACCCGGAGGACAGAAGCAGAGCACGCGACGCCGGAACACCGTTTGATTTGTTTCTGGAGAAGTTCACTTTCCTCTCCAAACGAAACCTCTCAAGATTAGCGACGTGCTTCACAGATCTTCACTTGTAGGTGGTGCTGCACGGCTGGTTTTCACTTTGACCTGCCTAAGCCCTGAATCTGAAAGGCTGAATTCCGAGAAGTGGGTGGACAAATGTCCTGGCCAAGGTTCGTCATCGCTAAATAGGGCGTGAAGGGCATGAGTGTTTTCACTCCGAACAGCTGTGTGCTATGTATGCTTCTAGGCGCTGGAGGTATTGGCAGCATACGAAACAGACCAAAAAACCCACCTTTGTGGAGCCCAGGCTGTAGGAATTCAGTTTGCTGACTTCACATGAAAAATGAGagtcagagatggagaagcttttCAATCAGCtcattaagaagaaaaagttatTTCACTGAAAGTTTTACCAGCGATATGACGCATACCACGAAGGGGAAGAATTTCTTGGGAAAATTCATATCTAAAGAAATGGCCCAAACTTGTTGATACATGAGCAGAGCAGAGGCTAAAGGGAACTGCGGGCACCTACCCTGGAAGTTTCACTCCTGGCTGTACCACCTACTCTGGAAGTTTAACTCCTGGCTGTACCTTGGGTCTTCAGACTGTGAAGAGAGACCA includes:
- the TRAF3IP3 gene encoding TRAF3-interacting JNK-activating modulator isoform X2, with protein sequence MIGPDPRPAPGLARWAESYEAKSERRQETRESRRCRPNVTTCRLVGKAPRTQQREQLRRARQQQFFRRRNLEVEEKGEAQSPLAREPGPSRRTDQAADLKEPLSWANRISSPRQQESGTSSKVFATQNHPPSGTWRDPADHLTTQAGDLPPQASPIKKASKHHRGTQTKAGETQATIKNDASQQTNYGVAVLDKEIIQLSEYLKEALQRELVLKQKMVILQDLLSTLIQASDSTWKGQLNEEKLKGKLRSLENQLYACTQKYSPWGMKKVLLEMEDQKNSYEQKAKESLQKVLEEKMSAEQQLQNTQRSLALAEQKCEEWKSQYEALKEDWRTLGTQHRELESQLHVLQSKLQGADSRDSQMKQALRLLESEHQELQARIECLQEDRDLCSSGTQHLQDQLKRSEEEKLALVTKVQQLQSLLQNQSLQLQEQEKLLTKKDEALPVRSPKPSHNEVEPEGPGKEQDLDFRDELQKKTLQLLAKEEECRELHSELDNLSDEYLSCLRKLQHCREELSQSRQPPPRRQCGQWLLMLMALTAIAVAVMLANKDSLML
- the TRAF3IP3 gene encoding TRAF3-interacting JNK-activating modulator isoform X1, with translation MIGPDPRPAPGLARWAESYEAKSERRQETRESRRCRPNVTTCRLVGKAPRTQQREQLRRARQQQFFRRRNLEVEEKGEAQSPLAREPGPSRRTDQAADLKEPLSWANRISSPRQQESGTSSKVFATQNHPPSGTWRDPADHLTTQAGDLPPQASPIKKASKHHRGTQTKAGETQATIKNDASQQTNYGVAVLDKEIIQLSEYLKEALQRELVLKQKMVILQDLLSTLIQASDSTWKGQLNEEKLKGKLRSLENQLYACTQKYSPWGMKKVLLEMEDQKNSYEQKAKESLQKVLEEKMSAEQQLQNTQRSLALAEQKCEEWKSQYEALKEDWRTLGTQHRELESQLHVLQSKLQGADSRDSQMKQALRLLESEHQELQARIECLQEDRDLCSSGTQHLQDQLKRSEEEKLALVTKVQQLQNEALPVRSPKPSHNEVEPEGPGKEQDLDFRDELQKKTLQLLAKEEECRELHSELDNLSDEYLSCLRKLQHCREELSQSRQPPPRRQCGQWLLMLMALTAIAVAVMLANKDSLML
- the TRAF3IP3 gene encoding TRAF3-interacting JNK-activating modulator isoform X3 is translated as MVILQDLLSTLIQASDSTWKGQLNEEKLKGKLRSLENQLYACTQKYSPWGMKKVLLEMEDQKNSYEQKAKESLQKVLEEKMSAEQQLQNTQRSLALAEQKCEEWKSQYEALKEDWRTLGTQHRELESQLHVLQSKLQGADSRDSQMKQALRLLESEHQELQARIECLQEDRDLCSSGTQHLQDQLKRSEEEKLALVTKVQQLQSLLQNQSLQLQEQEKLLTKKDEALPVRSPKPSHNEVEPEGPGKEQDLDFRDELQKKTLQLLAKEEECRELHSELDNLSDEYLSCLRKLQHCREELSQSRQPPPRRQCGQWLLMLMALTAIAVAVMLANKDSLML
- the TRAF3IP3 gene encoding TRAF3-interacting JNK-activating modulator isoform X4 — its product is MKKVLLEMEDQKNSYEQKAKESLQKVLEEKMSAEQQLQNTQRSLALAEQKCEEWKSQYEALKEDWRTLGTQHRELESQLHVLQSKLQGADSRDSQMKQALRLLESEHQELQARIECLQEDRDLCSSGTQHLQDQLKRSEEEKLALVTKVQQLQSLLQNQSLQLQEQEKLLTKKGQQIYIHKF
- the C13H1orf74 gene encoding UPF0739 protein C1orf74 homolog, producing MSTPSPQLLVEAAQQTLGMGKRRGPPRAVCLHLAGEVLAVARGLKPALLYDCGSAGAAELQSYLEELRGLGFPTQGLHVLEIAENSLIVHPEHVRRHLEQVLLGSIAFVDVSGSQPYPSVCSLDQLQDLKAFVAEIITHLQGLQRDRSLSISCGRLCSSAWNLCTVFGILLGYPVPYTFDVNQGEDNCLAQTPLRVFTARISWLCCQPPVLLYSFSVPESLFLSLRDILNTWEKDLRTRCRTQNDFADLSISSEIVTLPAVAL